Proteins found in one Seonamhaeicola sp. S2-3 genomic segment:
- a CDS encoding response regulator transcription factor produces MDVIKVVLADDHALVRDGIKALLEDQKGIEVIDEASDGKEALEVITKNKPDVLIVDIRMPEMNGIEVVKEMTAKHKDVKTLVLSMHDSEEYVVQSIQAGADGYLLKGASKDEFLKALNNVASGGKYFTGDVSEIIMNNFVNGTPVVSSAKKQESKNLPFKLTKREKQILSLVLELKNNKDIAEELQISKRTAEVHRFNLMKKLEVSNLKELTDKAKQYQLA; encoded by the coding sequence ATGGATGTGATTAAAGTTGTATTAGCAGATGATCATGCTTTGGTAAGAGATGGTATCAAAGCACTTTTAGAAGACCAAAAAGGCATTGAAGTGATTGATGAGGCTTCAGACGGTAAAGAGGCTTTAGAAGTAATAACCAAAAACAAACCAGATGTACTCATTGTTGATATTAGAATGCCAGAAATGAATGGTATTGAAGTGGTTAAAGAAATGACAGCAAAACATAAAGATGTTAAAACTTTAGTGCTATCTATGCATGATTCTGAAGAATATGTGGTGCAATCCATTCAAGCAGGAGCCGATGGTTACTTATTAAAAGGAGCTAGTAAAGATGAATTTTTAAAAGCCTTAAATAATGTGGCTTCTGGAGGTAAGTATTTTACAGGAGATGTTTCCGAAATTATAATGAACAATTTTGTAAATGGAACACCAGTAGTTTCGTCAGCAAAAAAACAAGAATCAAAAAACTTACCATTTAAACTTACTAAAAGGGAAAAACAAATACTTAGTTTGGTTTTAGAGTTAAAAAATAATAAAGATATAGCCGAAGAACTACAAATTAGTAAACGTACCGCTGAGGTACATCGCTTTAACTTAATGAAGAAGTTAGAAGTTTCTAATTTAAAAGAACTTACAGATAAAGCTAAGCAATATCAATTGGCTTAA
- a CDS encoding RidA family protein produces the protein MTKKLINSGSVFEEQIGYSRAVVQDNWVFVSGTTGYNYETMTISEDIIEQTEQCFINIKNTLEKAGASLSDIVRVTYILSKASNFECCWPVLKKYLGSVKPAATMLSAGLANKKMKIEIEVTALKNR, from the coding sequence ATGACAAAAAAACTAATAAACTCCGGTTCTGTATTTGAAGAACAAATAGGGTATTCAAGAGCAGTAGTGCAAGATAATTGGGTTTTTGTATCAGGAACCACAGGCTATAACTATGAAACAATGACTATTAGTGAAGATATTATAGAACAAACAGAACAATGTTTTATTAATATTAAGAATACACTAGAAAAGGCAGGTGCTAGTTTGTCAGATATAGTTAGAGTTACTTATATATTATCAAAAGCAAGTAATTTTGAGTGTTGTTGGCCTGTACTAAAAAAATATTTAGGCAGTGTAAAACCCGCTGCTACAATGCTATCTGCTGGTTTGGCTAATAAAAAAATGAAGATAGAAATAGAGGTTACTGCACTTAAAAATAGATGA
- a CDS encoding ATP-binding protein, which translates to MTSNRNSLDQSTFERLRRLYIIALSTIALSVIVSQILIRKHLKDQESDSRIINVAGRQRMLSQKLTKEILSLSTNENSLEKIAIKDNLKQTLALWVLSHNALQNGNDSLGLPGNNSKVVSAMFNNINPAFNAIKNASETIINQIENTPNIATESFKSQIEQVKLNEGDFLNKMDGIVNQYDLEAEEKIAWLRKLEMFLMVFTLLLLLAEFLFIFLPTAKTVKKTLSDLILAEKKAKEMAYNADVLSEAKEKSIKELRALSHAMDETLLFARIKPDGRVVHMGKKFSKLFSLSKFNASVNFAQVLSVNENEQEIIENLISKNKKTGWQGEVKALTKNNKNVWLEMAIIPFNPVNDKSELLIIASDITTRKEGQLEIERLTKKSFEEKMNQQKIISSKIIENQENEQNRIAKDVHDGIGQMLTGLKYNLESIDVSDIKKTTSKIEHLKELTSNIIKGVRTATFNLTPPELSDHGIVPALTKLTQELAKLTGKEIIVYNKTDFSGRLDSLTEINIYRITQEAINNAIKYADSSHILVSLSSSKNILSIVIDDNGKGFNPDKVEKVKKGDGGMGMTFMKERIKYINGRLFLHSEPGKGTRVTLNIPLNEA; encoded by the coding sequence ATGACAAGCAATCGTAATTCATTAGACCAAAGTACTTTTGAACGATTACGTCGTTTATATATTATCGCGCTTAGTACCATTGCACTTTCGGTTATTGTTAGTCAAATTCTTATTAGAAAACATTTAAAAGATCAAGAAAGTGATTCTAGAATAATTAACGTTGCTGGTAGGCAACGTATGCTTAGTCAAAAACTTACCAAAGAAATTTTATCACTTTCAACCAATGAAAATAGCCTAGAAAAAATTGCAATAAAAGACAATTTAAAACAAACCTTAGCACTTTGGGTGTTGTCTCATAATGCACTTCAAAATGGAAATGATAGTTTGGGGTTACCAGGTAATAACAGTAAGGTGGTTTCAGCTATGTTTAACAATATTAACCCTGCGTTTAATGCAATTAAAAATGCTTCAGAAACCATTATAAATCAAATAGAAAACACACCTAACATAGCTACTGAAAGTTTCAAGTCTCAAATAGAACAAGTAAAATTAAACGAAGGTGATTTTCTAAACAAAATGGATGGTATTGTAAATCAATACGATTTAGAGGCCGAAGAAAAAATAGCGTGGTTGCGTAAATTAGAAATGTTTTTAATGGTATTCACCTTACTACTTTTATTAGCAGAGTTTCTATTTATTTTTTTGCCTACAGCAAAAACGGTTAAGAAAACCTTATCAGATTTAATACTTGCCGAAAAAAAGGCCAAAGAAATGGCTTATAATGCCGATGTTTTAAGTGAAGCTAAAGAAAAATCTATTAAAGAATTAAGAGCTTTAAGTCATGCTATGGATGAAACTTTGCTTTTTGCCAGAATAAAACCAGACGGTAGGGTTGTGCATATGGGGAAAAAGTTTTCAAAGCTTTTTAGTTTAAGTAAGTTTAATGCGTCTGTAAACTTTGCGCAGGTACTTTCGGTTAATGAAAATGAACAAGAAATTATTGAAAATTTAATTTCTAAAAATAAAAAAACAGGGTGGCAAGGAGAGGTTAAGGCTTTAACCAAAAACAATAAAAATGTATGGCTTGAAATGGCTATAATTCCTTTTAACCCAGTAAATGATAAATCTGAATTGTTAATAATTGCCTCAGATATTACCACAAGAAAAGAAGGGCAATTAGAAATTGAAAGGTTAACCAAAAAAAGTTTTGAGGAGAAGATGAATCAGCAAAAAATCATCTCCAGTAAAATTATTGAAAATCAAGAAAATGAACAAAATCGTATAGCTAAGGATGTTCATGATGGTATTGGGCAAATGCTTACAGGTTTAAAGTATAATTTAGAAAGTATTGACGTTTCAGACATAAAAAAAACAACATCTAAAATAGAGCATTTAAAAGAACTTACATCAAATATTATTAAAGGAGTTAGAACTGCTACTTTTAATTTAACACCACCAGAATTGTCAGATCATGGTATTGTTCCTGCGCTAACAAAACTAACTCAAGAATTAGCAAAACTTACTGGTAAAGAAATTATTGTTTATAACAAAACAGACTTTAGTGGTAGATTAGATTCTCTTACAGAAATCAATATTTACAGAATTACACAAGAAGCTATTAATAATGCCATTAAATACGCAGACTCTTCGCATATTTTAGTGTCCTTATCAAGCAGCAAAAATATATTGAGTATTGTGATTGATGATAACGGAAAAGGATTTAATCCAGATAAAGTTGAAAAAGTAAAAAAAGGAGATGGCGGTATGGGGATGACGTTTATGAAAGAACGTATTAAATATATTAATGGGCGTTTGTTTTTACATTCAGAACCAGGAAAGGGTACGCGCGTAACACTTAACATACCGTTGAATGAAGCATGA
- a CDS encoding DUF4202 domain-containing protein, which produces MKPTRFETAIALIDKKNAQDVNTYQVAGIDYPKELLYSQRMTRKLLQFEPNASKALQIAARAQHVCRWQIPRDDYPMDRVGYLEWRETLKKMHAEITADILKQVGYDDQYIERITQLITKKLIKKNEESQILEDTVCLVFLDYYFEEFAAKHEDEKVIDILQKTWKKMSDKGHKAALQLSFSDKNLSLIKQAIQG; this is translated from the coding sequence ATGAAGCCAACACGATTTGAAACAGCCATAGCTTTAATAGATAAAAAAAACGCTCAAGATGTTAATACATACCAAGTTGCAGGTATAGATTATCCTAAAGAGTTACTGTATTCACAGCGAATGACACGCAAATTACTACAGTTTGAACCCAACGCATCTAAGGCATTACAAATTGCAGCTAGGGCACAACATGTTTGTAGATGGCAAATTCCTAGAGATGATTATCCTATGGATCGTGTGGGATATTTAGAGTGGCGAGAAACACTTAAAAAAATGCATGCTGAAATAACTGCAGATATTTTAAAGCAGGTGGGGTATGATGACCAATATATTGAAAGAATAACACAACTCATTACTAAAAAATTAATTAAGAAAAACGAAGAATCTCAAATTCTAGAAGATACAGTTTGTCTAGTTTTTCTAGATTACTATTTTGAAGAATTTGCGGCTAAACACGAAGATGAAAAGGTTATAGATATTCTTCAAAAAACTTGGAAAAAAATGTCTGATAAAGGACATAAGGCGGCCTTACAATTAAGTTTTTCAGATAAAAATCTTTCTTTAATAAAGCAGGCTATACAGGGGTAA
- the nirD gene encoding nitrite reductase small subunit NirD, whose amino-acid sequence MEEVLEKYNATKIEDVKVWFKAASVNDFPVDGGACVKYKDKQIAVFNFARIGKWYACQNVCPHKMEMVLSRGMIGDDKGVPKVACPLHKKTFSLENGENLNGDMDAIATYPVKIEEENVYIGFSD is encoded by the coding sequence ATGGAAGAAGTTTTAGAAAAATATAATGCAACCAAAATAGAAGACGTAAAAGTTTGGTTTAAAGCAGCATCAGTAAATGATTTTCCAGTAGATGGCGGTGCATGTGTGAAATATAAAGACAAGCAAATTGCAGTTTTTAATTTTGCTAGAATAGGTAAGTGGTATGCTTGTCAAAATGTTTGTCCGCATAAAATGGAAATGGTTTTGTCTAGAGGAATGATTGGTGATGATAAAGGAGTTCCTAAAGTGGCTTGTCCGTTGCACAAAAAAACATTTTCATTAGAAAATGGTGAAAATTTAAATGGCGATATGGATGCTATTGCTACGTATCCTGTAAAAATTGAAGAAGAAAATGTGTATATTGGCTTTTCAGATTAA
- the nirB gene encoding nitrite reductase large subunit NirB: MKKIIVVGNGMVGYKFCEKFVAQDTSKDFEITVFGEEPRPAYDRVHLSEYFENQNAEALEMAPRSWYKANGIELITSERVSDINRASKTIKTAKDREFSYDYLIMATGSSPFVPPIKGVEKEGVFVYRTIEDLEGMLAYAAKLNKEKPNARAAVLGGGLLGLEAGKAVLDMGLEPHIVEFAPKLMPRQLDSRSSQVLKLKLESIGLNIHLSKATNQILGDGKITGMEFGEDDRLDVDMLIVSAGIRPRDELAKACGLEVGVRGGIVVDNTMKTSDKNIYAIGEIALYNHMIYGLVAPGYDMAEVAVKQILGETNVVMPADIDMSTKLKLIGVDVASFGEPFMPADKGHSIIFENKTQYLYKRINVSHDGKKLLGGILVGDASDYSMLHQIYLNGMKIPEDPAQLILPAADGNAAFGDVMDLPDEAQVCSCESVTKGQICEAIESGEANDLASVVSCTKAGTGCGGCKPMVKDLTDATLKSLGIEVKDSICEHFDLNRQELYDIIQVKGYRTFNEVIDNHGKGCGCELCKPLIASLMATIHADTANKEYAIQDSNDRFLANIQRNGTYSVVPRVPGGEITPDKLIALGEIAKKYDLYTKITGGVRVDLFGATLNQLPLIWKDLISHGFESGHAYGKSLRTVKTCVGSTWCRYGMDESVSFGIELENRYRGIRAPHKIKGGVSGCIRECAEARGKDFGLIAVEGGWNLYVGGNGGATPRHAELLAEQIDNETVIKYLDRYLMFYMRTAKPLQRTAAWQERLEGGMEYLKEVIIDDKLGIATDLEKEMQTLVNRFECEWTQAINNPEMMKRFSHFVNSKEEDDNLVFVPIREQKMPEPWN, from the coding sequence ATGAAAAAAATCATTGTAGTTGGTAACGGTATGGTTGGTTACAAGTTTTGTGAAAAATTTGTAGCACAAGACACATCTAAAGATTTTGAAATCACGGTTTTTGGCGAAGAACCAAGACCAGCATATGATAGAGTTCATTTAAGCGAATATTTTGAAAATCAAAATGCAGAAGCTCTAGAAATGGCTCCAAGAAGTTGGTACAAAGCTAATGGAATAGAGTTAATTACTAGCGAGCGTGTTTCAGATATTAATAGAGCATCAAAAACTATTAAAACGGCTAAAGACCGTGAGTTTTCTTATGATTATTTAATCATGGCTACGGGTTCATCTCCTTTTGTACCACCAATAAAAGGTGTTGAAAAAGAAGGTGTTTTTGTATATAGAACTATTGAAGATTTAGAAGGTATGCTTGCTTATGCAGCTAAACTAAATAAAGAAAAACCCAATGCTAGAGCCGCAGTTCTTGGTGGCGGATTGTTAGGCTTAGAGGCAGGAAAAGCTGTTTTAGATATGGGTTTAGAACCACATATTGTAGAGTTTGCGCCTAAATTAATGCCAAGGCAATTAGACTCTAGAAGCTCACAAGTTTTAAAATTAAAGTTAGAATCTATTGGGTTAAATATTCATTTAAGTAAAGCAACCAACCAAATTCTAGGTGATGGTAAAATTACAGGAATGGAGTTTGGTGAAGATGATAGATTAGATGTAGATATGCTAATAGTATCTGCGGGAATTAGACCAAGAGATGAGTTGGCAAAGGCATGTGGTTTAGAAGTAGGTGTTAGAGGCGGAATTGTTGTAGATAATACCATGAAAACATCAGATAAAAATATTTATGCTATAGGAGAAATTGCATTATACAATCACATGATATATGGTTTGGTGGCTCCAGGTTATGATATGGCCGAAGTTGCCGTAAAACAAATTTTAGGTGAAACCAATGTAGTAATGCCTGCAGATATTGATATGTCTACAAAATTAAAACTAATTGGTGTAGATGTGGCTAGTTTTGGAGAGCCGTTTATGCCAGCAGATAAAGGACACTCCATCATTTTTGAAAACAAAACACAATATTTATATAAAAGAATAAACGTAAGTCATGATGGTAAAAAGTTGCTAGGAGGTATTTTAGTTGGTGATGCTTCAGATTATAGTATGCTTCATCAAATTTACCTTAACGGAATGAAAATACCAGAAGATCCTGCACAATTAATACTACCTGCGGCAGATGGAAATGCTGCTTTTGGTGATGTAATGGATTTACCAGATGAAGCACAAGTATGTTCTTGTGAAAGTGTTACTAAAGGACAAATTTGTGAGGCTATTGAAAGTGGTGAAGCTAATGATTTAGCCAGTGTTGTTTCTTGCACTAAAGCAGGAACAGGCTGTGGTGGTTGTAAACCAATGGTTAAAGATCTTACAGATGCTACTTTAAAATCTTTAGGTATTGAAGTTAAAGATTCAATTTGTGAACATTTCGATTTAAACAGACAAGAATTATATGATATCATTCAAGTTAAAGGATACAGAACTTTTAATGAAGTAATAGATAATCACGGAAAAGGTTGTGGATGCGAGCTCTGTAAACCATTAATAGCTTCATTAATGGCTACAATTCATGCAGATACTGCAAATAAAGAATATGCTATTCAAGATTCAAATGATAGGTTTTTAGCCAACATTCAGCGTAATGGTACTTATTCTGTTGTACCACGTGTACCTGGAGGAGAAATTACACCAGACAAACTAATAGCCTTGGGGGAAATTGCTAAAAAATATGATTTATATACCAAAATTACTGGTGGGGTTCGTGTAGATTTATTCGGAGCAACTTTAAATCAGCTTCCATTAATATGGAAAGATTTAATATCACACGGTTTTGAAAGTGGTCATGCCTACGGTAAATCGTTAAGAACGGTTAAAACTTGCGTTGGTTCCACATGGTGCCGATACGGAATGGATGAAAGTGTAAGTTTTGGTATTGAATTAGAAAACCGTTATCGTGGTATTCGTGCGCCACATAAAATTAAAGGCGGTGTTTCAGGATGTATTCGTGAGTGCGCTGAAGCACGCGGTAAAGATTTTGGCTTAATTGCTGTGGAAGGCGGATGGAATCTTTACGTTGGCGGAAACGGTGGGGCAACACCTCGTCACGCAGAATTATTAGCAGAACAAATAGATAATGAAACAGTTATTAAATACTTAGACAGATACTTAATGTTCTACATGCGTACAGCAAAACCATTACAGCGTACTGCTGCATGGCAAGAACGGTTAGAAGGCGGAATGGAGTATTTAAAAGAAGTTATTATTGATGATAAATTAGGTATTGCTACAGATTTAGAAAAAGAAATGCAAACCTTAGTAAACAGGTTTGAATGCGAATGGACACAAGCTATTAATAATCCAGAAATGATGAAACGTTTCAGTCATTTTGTTAATAGCAAAGAAGAAGATGATAACTTAGTTTTTGTTCCTATAAGAGAGCAAAAAATGCCAGAACCTTGGAATTAA
- a CDS encoding YheT family hydrolase codes for MPVLNSAYKAPYFFRNGFVSTVYSGLIRRVNGVVQKRERITLSDGDFLDLDWSFSETKSNKLIILLHGLEGDAKRPYMLGPAKLFNNNGFDAVCVNFRGCSGEDNLKFRSYHSGATEDLHDIIQFILSTKNYSNIYFHGISLGANLILKYLGERDAVPHEIKASIAVSAPCYLYGSCIELHKLKNKLYAIRFLNHLKDRLKFKLEKFPDAISIEEFQNIKTLKDFDDVYTSRAHGFKDALDYYKKCSSLQFIPNIKVPTLIINALNDSFLSPECYPVKEAKANVNVFLEMPNHGGHVAFIDKRNVYYNEKRALEFIKSI; via the coding sequence ATGCCTGTATTAAATTCAGCTTATAAAGCTCCTTATTTTTTCAGGAATGGGTTTGTGTCAACCGTCTATTCAGGGTTAATAAGGCGCGTAAATGGAGTGGTTCAAAAACGAGAACGTATAACGTTGTCTGATGGCGATTTTTTAGATTTAGATTGGAGTTTTTCCGAAACAAAATCAAATAAACTTATAATTCTTTTGCATGGTTTAGAAGGTGATGCTAAAAGACCCTACATGTTAGGACCTGCTAAACTTTTCAATAATAATGGTTTTGATGCGGTTTGCGTAAATTTTAGAGGTTGCAGTGGAGAAGACAACTTAAAGTTTAGAAGTTATCATTCTGGCGCAACCGAAGATTTACATGATATCATTCAATTTATATTAAGCACCAAAAATTATTCAAATATTTATTTTCACGGTATTAGTTTAGGTGCAAATTTAATTTTGAAATATTTAGGGGAAAGAGATGCTGTTCCTCATGAAATAAAAGCATCTATTGCAGTTTCGGCACCTTGTTATTTGTATGGTTCTTGTATAGAACTTCATAAGTTAAAAAATAAACTTTATGCTATTAGGTTTTTAAATCATTTAAAAGACAGATTAAAATTTAAGTTAGAAAAATTCCCTGATGCTATTTCTATTGAGGAATTTCAGAATATAAAAACCCTAAAAGATTTTGATGATGTTTATACATCTAGAGCACATGGTTTTAAAGATGCTTTAGATTATTACAAAAAGTGCAGCAGCTTACAGTTTATCCCCAATATTAAAGTACCAACGCTTATTATAAATGCTTTAAATGATTCTTTTCTTTCTCCAGAATGTTATCCTGTTAAAGAGGCTAAAGCAAATGTTAATGTGTTTTTAGAAATGCCAAATCACGGTGGTCACGTTGCTTTTATTGATAAACGGAATGTGTATTACAATGAAAAAAGAGCTTTAGAGTTTATAAAATCTATCTAA